DNA from Deltaproteobacteria bacterium:
TCCACAGCCAGCTCTCTATTGGCCGCTTCGTCTCCACCGGGCGCCTCGATTTTTGCCATCAGTTCGGCGGCGGTCATCTCCGTACTATTCTTGGCAGTCTTTTTATTTGTCTCAACCAGGGATGATTCCAGATCCAAATTTATGTCGTAGGAGCTGAAATCCATTTTGCTGTATGATTTACGTTTCATATCAATGATATGGGTACTCCCCCCTTCGAGTCTTAAGCTGACCAGCAGAGATTCTGGATCGGAGATAAGGTAAGCTTTGTCGGCAAAGATAGTGTTTGGTTTCTTGCTGATGCGGTTGTCGGAGATAATAATGCCTTCCATAAATTTGCCGTGGGCGGGAATATGGTTGGTGTAGAGTAGCAATCCCTTGAAATTGTCATTGAATATCTTTTCTTTGATGCCGACGCTGGCATTCTGTCTCACGATATTATAGATGAGATTCCTGGTGGCATAGTTACTGGCCGGGACGAAAAACAGGCTGAGCGATAGCGTGATCAGAAAGGCCAGGCTGGAAGCCAGGGCAAGGGGATATAACAGCCGGTAAAGGCTCAGACCGGCCCCTTTTAAAACAGTAATTTCATTGTCGGCGGAGAGCCTGCCCAGACCGGTCAGAATGGCCAGCAGCAGGGAAATGGGGATGGTAAAGAGCAGAAAGTAGGGCATTAAATAAAAAACGAGGCTGGCGATAGCCAGGACAGTTACCCCTTTGTTGACCATCAGATCCATTAGTTGCAGAATTTTCCCGAGCAGCAGGACAAACGTCATGATGCCGAGACTCATGAAAAAAGGGCCAGCTATTTCCCGCAGTATGTAACGATCAATTATTTTCAATTATGAGTTTTACCTCTAAATACGGAGAAACTTTTGCTGTACTGGATGTCGAAATTGAAATTTGGGAAGTAGCGGGGCAACTGGAGCAGATTATAAACCATCACCCCGGTTGACATGCGGTCGAGCCAGGAAGACATGGGCCAACCAAAGTGCACTACTACCCGGCGATCGCCCATTTCATACTCCACTACCCTCAAAACCGCCACGATGCGATGATAGAGACTGATCTTGGTCAAAGGCAAACGAAAGTGATTGGGCGCTACTTTCGGGGGCAGGCCTCCCACGCGGGGTGAATAAAACGTGATATAGACCTCATTATTTTTCAGGTGCGCCCTGTCCGTCTCCTGGGACCTCCGGAAGAACAGATGAACCTCTTCTTCCTCCGATTCTCCGAGATAGAGAACCATGCCCATTTCATTATCCCCCTGTTCAATCTGTTTTATCTCCGGGGAACGCTTCTTGGCGATGATGAACCCAATGAGGAGCATCACTCCTGTTACGGTGGCCCAAAGCGCCGTGGCATGAGGCTTGTCTATGGCCAGAAAAACAAAGCAACTGACCAGAACAATAAAAAGCAGCAAGGTGCCGAGACGGCTGGTGGAGTAAGTCATTCCCTCGGACTTGCCCTTAAAATAACGGTAGAGGATCAGGGAGCCCATATTGATGCTGAAGGAGGCGATAAGTCCGAGGGCGTACATATTGGCCAATTGCGCCTGGTTGCCCATGGTGAGAAAAATGATGATCGTAAAAAAGGTGGCGCTGCACAGATGTATGCGGTAGAGGGCTTGCTGACGGTTGGTGGCAATGAGCCAGAGAAATCCATACCGGTGTGCTACCCGTTCCATGAGTTCACTGGAAGCCACGAAAGCGGTATTTACGGCCATAGTCAGGGTGAAGCTGGCTATAGCCCCAACGGCTATGCCAAAAGGAACGCCGTTGAGCAGCGTGGCGTAGTAGGTAATCAGATCTCCTTCATGAGCCTTGAAGTCAATGCCGCTTGATAACGCCAGGGCGGCCACAAGCGGCGTTACAAACCCCACCGTCAAGAACAGGAACCAGTACGCCTTCCTGATTTCTTTCCAACTCTGCACAAAGCCTGCGGTCTGGAGAACAGACTCCACCCCGGAATAGGCCAGGATGCAAAAAGCCGTACTTCTAATGAAATTACCGTAGTTATTCAGAATCGAGCCGGTGGAGACGGTTTTTACGGTCTGGGTGACCGACAGGCTCATATTGCCGATGGAAGTGGCGTCCAGATTTAAAACACCCGAGATGATGAGGTTGAGAATCACGAAAACGGCGCCGATAAAGATCATAAAGGTAAATCTGGCATTTTCCCTGATTCCCATAATATTCAAGCCGGCCACCCCCCAGATGATGCCCAGCACCAGGAACATCGTCGTTGCCGGATCAATGGGGAAAAACGAAGTGGCGTTCGACACGGCGCTGACGGCCGACATGCAGGCGGTAAGGATATAATCAACCATAATGGAAGATACGGCGACAAAAGAAACCATCGGCCCTAAGACGAGGTAGGAAAAAGAGTAAACACCTCCGCCTATTAGCTCGTTATGCTCAAGAATTTCCGCAATTTCTGTCAGCCGGGTGCTGATAAAGCGGACCAGCAGGCTGGTGACGGCGATAAAGACGATAGCGCTTAAGCCGATAAAGCGAAAGGCTTCGGCCGGGGCATAAAAGATGGATGAAAACTGATCCATCAAGGTGATGACGCCCACGGCCAGGTAGGTGAGCCAGATCCGGCCCCCCTGCTGATAGGAAAGGAGATGAGGCTTGCGCAGCAAATAGAAAAACGCTACCAGGAGGCCTGAATTGAGCAACGCAAGAATGATAAATTTCAATTTTATCTGACCCGGTTCATAAGTTTTTTTGTTTTTATTATTCTTTTCTAATAGATGTCAATAGAAATAAGAATCAGCTCTACAGCAATTTACAGCGCGATTTTGCTTGACAGTTATGTTTGGCTCATTGTATTTAGAAAAAGTTGATCCCGAGAGATTAAAAAAGGACCACCTATGGACGGTTCTATCAAAGATAAACTTATTAATTAGCCTTCTCATTGTCGGGTGAGGAGGTTTTTTTTTACCAGGGGATAAGGAATGAAGCCAAAACGGGTGGTGATGGATGAGGAAGGCATAGACCGGGCCTTAACCAGGATTGCTTACGAGATGCTGGAGAGAAACAAGGGTGTGGAGGGAATGGTGCTGGTCGGCATCAGGACCGGCGGGGTTTTTTTGGCGCAAAGACTGCAAAAGAAGATTGCCGATATTGAAGGCATTGTTGTACCGCTGGGTATCCTTGACATAACTCTCTACCGCGATGATTTGCACTCCAGTCGTGAGAAACCGAGGCCGGGAAGGACAGACGTTCCCTTTTCTCTGGATGAAAAGAAAGTGGTGCTGGTGGACGACGTCCTCTTTACGGGCCGGACCATCAGGGCCGCCATGGATGCCCTGATTGATTTCGGCCGGCCCAGGCTCATCCAACTGG
Protein-coding regions in this window:
- the lptF gene encoding LPS export ABC transporter permease LptF encodes the protein MKIIDRYILREIAGPFFMSLGIMTFVLLLGKILQLMDLMVNKGVTVLAIASLVFYLMPYFLLFTIPISLLLAILTGLGRLSADNEITVLKGAGLSLYRLLYPLALASSLAFLITLSLSLFFVPASNYATRNLIYNIVRQNASVGIKEKIFNDNFKGLLLYTNHIPAHGKFMEGIIISDNRISKKPNTIFADKAYLISDPESLLVSLRLEGGSTHIIDMKRKSYSKMDFSSYDINLDLESSLVETNKKTAKNSTEMTAAELMAKIEAPGGDEAANRELAVELNKKFTMPLTCLIFGLLGLPIGIKAKKSAKAWGFTMGLIIVLLYYLSQLCGTALTETGKISVWLGLWFPNFLFTSAGLYLLHTTAREKGTWIGVIQGRLSNLRQRLRRSK
- a CDS encoding amino acid permease, which encodes MKFIILALLNSGLLVAFFYLLRKPHLLSYQQGGRIWLTYLAVGVITLMDQFSSIFYAPAEAFRFIGLSAIVFIAVTSLLVRFISTRLTEIAEILEHNELIGGGVYSFSYLVLGPMVSFVAVSSIMVDYILTACMSAVSAVSNATSFFPIDPATTMFLVLGIIWGVAGLNIMGIRENARFTFMIFIGAVFVILNLIISGVLNLDATSIGNMSLSVTQTVKTVSTGSILNNYGNFIRSTAFCILAYSGVESVLQTAGFVQSWKEIRKAYWFLFLTVGFVTPLVAALALSSGIDFKAHEGDLITYYATLLNGVPFGIAVGAIASFTLTMAVNTAFVASSELMERVAHRYGFLWLIATNRQQALYRIHLCSATFFTIIIFLTMGNQAQLANMYALGLIASFSINMGSLILYRYFKGKSEGMTYSTSRLGTLLLFIVLVSCFVFLAIDKPHATALWATVTGVMLLIGFIIAKKRSPEIKQIEQGDNEMGMVLYLGESEEEEVHLFFRRSQETDRAHLKNNEVYITFYSPRVGGLPPKVAPNHFRLPLTKISLYHRIVAVLRVVEYEMGDRRVVVHFGWPMSSWLDRMSTGVMVYNLLQLPRYFPNFNFDIQYSKSFSVFRGKTHN
- the pyrR gene encoding bifunctional pyr operon transcriptional regulator/uracil phosphoribosyltransferase PyrR; the protein is MKPKRVVMDEEGIDRALTRIAYEMLERNKGVEGMVLVGIRTGGVFLAQRLQKKIADIEGIVVPLGILDITLYRDDLHSSREKPRPGRTDVPFSLDEKKVVLVDDVLFTGRTIRAAMDALIDFGRPRLIQLAVLIDRGHRELPIRADFVGKNLPSSLWEAVAVNLAEKEGINEVVVENAT